Proteins from a single region of Apium graveolens cultivar Ventura chromosome 7, ASM990537v1, whole genome shotgun sequence:
- the LOC141674249 gene encoding uncharacterized protein LOC141674249, with translation MKKNADARIQQLVSNMDHSKIEATVETETILTSANEPSKKVKIGSGLEATFKEERVSIIQGYSDIFAWSPRDMPGIDESITMHSLDVNPERKLVKQKRRNLAPERQKAIDEEIEKLLKAGIKCEVKYPKWLENVIMVKKANGKWRMSTNNQVEYEALIAGLKLSKALRIQNLKIYSDFQILVKQINGEYIAKNPVLAKPGLLRLLRRVTKTKHKIRRGHGNRQQPELDDSIYQLLGEGRAPGRQREGSKVKSQGTKILHRRRDTLSSDLFVSILKCIGPGEAQYYLMEVHEGICGDHMSAKALAHKIIRQGYYWPTIHQDAIDFVKKYKECQLFSNITRTSPVLPSSVLSPIPFAVWGIDIMGPFPRAREDLRYLLVSIDYMTKWVEAKAMRTINQQDCIKFMDNILMRFGIPSVLVSDNGPQFVGAEFESYIQVRGIRHKKSSVTYPQGNGQVEVTNRILLRGIKKRLRESKTKWPEELPNVLWAYRTSPRISTGETPFKLDNGTKAMLPIEAVARMEKYKEKTKEHYSKKSRVKNFQVGDLVLQDMEASDPTNTGKLMPRWEGLYKIKEVLRPGTYKLTNMDKSEIPNTWHGLMLRKFYQ, from the exons CAATTCTGACCAGTGCAAATGAACCTTCCAAGAAAGTAAAGATAGGATCCGGACTAGAGGCTACCTTCAAAGAAGAACGAGTATCAATAATCCAAGGGTACTCTGATATATTTGCCTGGAGCCCAAGAGACATGCCCGGGATAGATGAATCCATAACAATGCATAGCTTGGACGTCAACCCCGAGAGGAAGTTAGTTAAGCAGAAGAGGAGGAATTTGGCACCAGAAAGGCAGAAAGCAATAGATGAGGAAATTGAAAAACTACTCAAAGCTGGGATCAAATGCGAAGTAAAGTACCCGAAATGGTTGGAAAATGTTATCATGGTAAAAAAGGCAAAcgggaaatggagaatgt caacaaacaaccaggtAGAGTACGAGGCCCTAATAGCAGGATTGAAGCTATCCAAAGCACTCAGGATCCAGAACCTCAAAATTTACAGCGACTTCCAGATCTTAGTAAAGCAAATAAACGGCGAGTACATAGCCAAGAATCCAGTTCTAGCCAA ACCtggattgctccgtctacttcgaagaGTTACAAAGACCAAGCATAAAATCAGAAGAGGTCATGGAAATAGACAACAGCCCGAATTGGATGACTCCATTTATCAGCTACTTGGAGAAGGGAGAGCTCCCGGAAGACAAAGGGAAGGCTCAAAGGTTAAAAGCCAAGGCACCAAAATTCTTCATCGAAGAAGGGATACTCTATCGTCGGACCTTTTCGTCTCAATCCTAAAGTGCATTGGACCAGGGGAGGCACAGTACTATCTGATGGAAGTTCACGAAGGGATATGCGGGGATCATATGTCCGCaaaggccctagctcataagatcataagacaagggTACTACTGGCCAACTATTCACCAGGATGCAATAGATTTTGTGAAAAAATACAAGGAATGTCAGCTCTTCAGCAACATCACCCGGACAAGCCCAGTCCTACCCTCTtcagtcttgtcaccaatcccCTTTGCTGTATGGGGGATTGACATCATGGGACCCTTCCCCAGGGCCAGAGAAGACCTCAGGTACTTGCTAGTCTCAATTGATTATATGACCAAATGGGTGGAGGCAAAGGCCATGAGAACAATAAACCAGCAAGATTGCATCAAGTTCATGGACAACAtcttgatgaggttcgggatcccgagTGTACTGGTCTCGGATAATGGGCCGCAGTTTGTTGGAGCAGAATTTGAATCCTACATTCAAGTACGGGGTATCCGACATAAGAAATCATCTGTAACCTACCCTCAAGGGAATGGCCAAGTAGAAGTAACCAACCGGATCCTTCTCCGGGGGATCAAGAAGAGGCTcagggaaagcaaaaccaaatggccagaagaattgcCTAATGTCCTATGGGCCTACAGGACCAGCCCCCGGATAAGCACAGGAGAAACACCCTTCAAACTGGACAATGGAACAAAAGCAatgctaccaattgaa GCTGTGGCAAGGATGGAGAAGTACAAGGAAAAAACTAAAGAGCACTACAGCAAGAAGTCCCGtgtcaaaaactttcaagttggagacctggtaCTTCAAGACATGGAAGCTTCAGATCCTACCAACACTGGGAAGTTAATGCCAAGATGGGAAGGCCTTTATAAAATCAAGGAAGTTCTAAggccaggaacatacaagctcaCGAACATGGATAAATCCGAGATCCCAAACACTTGGCATGGACTCATGCTCAGAAAATTCTACCAGTAG